From the genome of Prunus persica cultivar Lovell chromosome G8, Prunus_persica_NCBIv2, whole genome shotgun sequence:
ATCGAATATGCATCTTTGAATTTACATTGTTTTTTATTAGAGCAAAAAACGTATTTACACTCTctaaaagtataaaaaaaatataaaaataattttatatactCGAAAATACACCCTCAGCTATGAATGCTCTAAGGCGTCGAAGAGGTAATTCCGTTGTGGACTATCATTTTCAAGAGCTATTGTCACTGGCCTATTAAATAATACATAGCTCACTAGAGGTGTGTCGTCATGGAATTAAAATTTTGCtttgattaaagaaaaaaagtagttTTTCGTTGTACCTTTTGATTTTACTGTTTGGCCGATAGTGGTCCAAAAACCCATCAAAAGTTAATTGAAAGCAAGCATAAGGGAATGGTTCCAAAGCAAGGAAGTTGCCGTTGTCTTTTCTAATAACTCAATAATTTGATCACCTTGACActcaaccaaaccaaaccatgtACAATGAGGGCAGCTTTTCAGATCAGTAAAGGAACAAAGCAGAGCAGCTTTCAGTCTAGTGGATTCTAGCACTTGCTCTGGTGTTCCTGGATTTATTACTTGTTAGAATCTTCTAGGCCTAAGAAAAGTTACAGAACAGCAGCCCTATAATAAATATGGAGGGAGCCCCATAACCATAACCATAACCATAACCATAAATAAATTacgttgatgatgatgagggagGGGTAGGTGGGTGGGGAAGTTGGCTTTTATCTGGGTCAATTTTCTTAGTAAAAGTAAGTAAAGAAGCCCTATAATATTAAGTAATGATCTCATGGATAACTGCAAAAGATGCAACAAAAGCCAAAAGGGTTAATGCAAAgccacaaacaagaaaagagacGAGAGGGATAGGAGCATAGCGTAGGATAGGGctctctcctccctccctCCACAATGAACTGAAAAGGCTCTGATCATCTCATCTTTCCTCACGGGCAGGCAAGGCAGAGTTAGATTTTGATATCTATCTATATTTCTGGATCATGACTACATGACTTTCATTACCCTAACCGCATACAGACAGAAATATAAACCAAAAAGTATGTGAATTGGAGTTTGTGAAGCTGCAGTAACATAGGGAGGGTCACGTGATATTGATGACGTGTCAGAGCTTTAGTGGTTCATTGGGTGGGGAGTTGATGTGGCATCCACACCATGACTATACCACCAGATGCTTTCTTCTTGCTTTTTTCTTCCACTTTTTATTGCTCCCACCTTACTCTTATATCCTTCCCCCCACTCCTTAACCTAagcacactctctctctctctcaaacctCCCACTTTCCTTATTCTCCACTTCATcaacctctttctctctctctctctctctctctctctctcttttatagATAGATGGCAACAAAACCAGCTGAAGAAGCTCCTGGATCCTTAAAATACCAGGTATAATTAGTAAGTATAATAGTTTTGTTCTCATAAACCAAGTTCAGTTACTTTCTTTTATCAACTAAAACCTTTTCCCAAATCAAAATGTTCCTCCTATAAATGAATTGAGTTGAATGATCATCTCATCTGTTTTGCAGACATGGGTCCTGAAAGTCTCAATTCACTGTGAAGGCTgcaagaagaaagtgaagaaagtCCTTAAAGGCATTGAAGGTGAGTACATATGATACGTGACCACCATAGTTACTATATATCTTCACTAAATTAAGTTTGTGTTTAATTGTTGACGTGATCACCAGGGGTTTACACGACGACGGTTGATTCTCAGCAGCACAAGGTGACGGTGACTGGCAACGTGGAGGCAGAGACCCTTCTCAAGAAGCTGTTGAGGTCAGGCAAACACGCCGAGCTTTGGCCTGAAACTAAGAAAgccaaaaaatccaaatcaaagaataataataatgaaaagaaGGCCACAGATGGTAGTGAAAAAGATGGCGATCATGACGATGGCCATGGTGATAAACCTGATCAAATCAACGGCGATGATGATGCTGATGATGGTGGTGAGTCGGACAAAGAGGGGGACGAAAGTAATGAAGgtgctggtggtggtggaaaTAATGCAAGTACTGGggctaaaaagaagaaaaagaagaagaagaagaaagggcaAAATGATAATTCTACTAATGTCAGCGGCGGTGGCAAACCCAGTGACACATATTTTGGTGATGCTCCGGGTATCGGAATTGTGCCGTCTATGGCTGCTCATGAGGTGACTCAAGCGATGGGCTCCATGAATATGGGCCCACCAATTCAGCACGTATACCCCGGCCCATACCCTTCATCAATGTACTATCAGCCTCCAACATATGGGCTAAGTTACAATACGGCCTATCCTACGAGTACAGCTACTTCATACTTTGCTCCTGATGCCATGCATTCTACTACGTATTCTCACCCGGATATGTACTCGCCTGCTCTGCCGTTCGATTCCTTCGAAACATTCTATGTGGAGGATGACGACCACGATGGAGACGAAAGTGGGTGTCACATTATGTGAGAATTAGAATTATGAGGGTTATGTATACGTACGTACGTTGAACTAATTAATGTATTATAtactagtatatatatatatatatagtgtgtGTGTACTTTGGGGGGGAAAAGAGGATTAATTTTGTAACATGTAATAATTAATGGGTCTGGTCtttgttattatatatatatatatatatatatatatatatattatatagataTGTAGCTATAGCTTTTTTACTAGTTTGGGTTTGCGTAAAATCTCCTTTTCCTCTCAGCCTGATGTGTAAAGTAGATTTTTGTATTATGAAATCTCTCTGTGTTTCTCTAACTTGATCACAATCAAAATGGCATGCTAGCTAGCTACACTGtctcttttaattaatttgctgAATGACAAAGTGCTTTCGAAAAGCATATCGCAGTACATATTCTCTCTTTTGGCTATAAGGTGTCTGTGTAGTCGACAGTAAAGATCTTTCTTTCAATTATGCGAGGGGTACATCTCCCACTTTGGAATGAAAAGCCAGATAGATAGTCTGTTTGGTGCTGTTGTCTTAAGCTTTCATACCTTTATTCTTTCTGAGGCTCACAACAGGGCAAGCATGCATGCATGGGGACCAATGCCCtaagatatataaatatatctgGTGGAGTGGAAGTTGTGGAACAaagaatcaaaatataaatataatctcCAATTCTCGATGCTTCTATTTGCACAGCTAAAATCATTCTCTGCTGACCTCCTTTGAATGAGCTTTGCTTCAAATTAATGGggggaaaaagagaagaataattTTAAAAGGAGAACCTTAAAATTATATGCCAATATCTTACAGTCATGATCACTTTATAAGATCGTATACATGATTTTTTGACCCTCTAGCCTCAACTTCAACCTCAccttttatcaaaattttcGGAATATTCATATTGGATTATACCTCTTTCCAGtacataaaagaaaacttgAATGGTTATCCTGTCACATATTCGTCATCAGAACAAATGGAAGGGCAAGTCCATGTcttcatgtatatataaaaactttCTGCAAATGCAAGTTAGGTCAGTTGGTTAAGGTAGTGTGTTCTGTGCCTTCATATTAATTTATAGCTCACACCAACAGGCGTGCAGCCACAAGAGTCATGCGTTGCCGAGTTTTCCCCGGGCTTTGTCTTTTTGATCAGATTCCAGAAAGCTCTAGGCATACATGGACGTTAATTCTAAGATACATGCTGGTCAAAGAGAAGAGATGACTGCCTCTGGCTCTGTAACTATACTTAATTTATATCAATGGTCAACtttaattctttcattggattaatatATCATAAGGTGCATGATTACTAAAGTTGGTCTTTAGTTAATATGTTGGACATGAACAGATGGAATGAAATGATGATCTATTGGGCCCTCTTTGGTAGAGTATGATTTAGTAGAATCTAGAAAGCAAGTCCTTTTCCCTCAACCCAAGTCCCCCACCACCAAATGAAAACacaagaaggaaagaaacttAATTTCACAATCCCTATAATCACTGCAGCTAGCATTGCTCTGTATAGTGGTATGATTTTCAAAACCAGTTTTCGAAAAGGGACAAATTGAAGATATTTTCATGTTAAAGGGAAACGTATTTGGACGACAAATGCTCTACTATTCATTATAAAGATCAGAAAGAATGAAAAGAGAATCCAACCCCAAAAGCAAATGAATCCGATGTATATTTCTTCAGTCTGTAACATATCCTAATTACGATATTCATGTATTTTGGATGAACGGAAGGATATTCGAATTTGCAACTTCTTTCAATGTTAGGAAGAGAAGTATCATTAGACTAATAGCTAGTTGGTGATGATACGACAAGTATATTACGCATTTCTTTTATACTTGACATGAAAATGAGTTTCTTTTTGCGTGGATATTAATGCGTTTCCATTCTCTGTTATGTTACAATGGCCATAGCTTAGTTGGTGTAAAACCAACATGAAAATGGAAGGAGAAGGGAGGGTGAGGCATTCATTGGAAGATAAGTCTAAGCAGGTTGAGCAGGTAAGTATTGATGGTTATATCAGTGGTGTTAAATTAGCTGGCTGGGCGTTGCCCTCACAATATAGGTCACAACACAAGAAAAGTATGGCAAGTAGTTTCCCATTCCACCCACTAGCTACCCCAGTTGGATAATGAATCTCTTGATTCTTGACCCAGCCAACCGACCATAAAGAGCATTTGACTGAGCCCTACCTACTTTGAAGTTGGTTCATGCCAAAACGACACCGAATTTATAATATAAGAAGATAGGTTATAATTCTctcatcaaaaaataattattgaatgtactcttttttcattAAGTTTACCTGAATTGTGTGGATcagaaaattaagaacaaaAGGAAGTAAGCAAGAAAAACAGGATAACAAAAAGCATAATTTAAACCAATATCATGGATATTGGGAGCTATGTTTACAGTTATGTCGAGGGTTCAATCCAGTAGCCCAATAATGTACATGTAATTGATTGGATAACTATATTGTAACCCCGCATTATAATCTTTCATTGTAATTCCTCATTCTCTGTAATTTGTCAAACAAGATTGGGCTTATAAACTTGGGAGATTCATTATTATATCCAATATAGGAgtacaaattataaaaaaaaaaccatgtatgaaatgaactttagaaacacacccaaagcccatttacaacataacaaaaaggttttaaatttcttttcaattacaaaactgttattgatttcttaaaataaacccaaccccaaaacctcataaaagaaactcaaaacactcaatagagcatcaaagtaatttaataattaaaattaaattcaataaggccaactatcatattttgaatttttttataatttatttataaaaattaaatagtgtataatttatttataattttaatattaaaaatgagtatatgactaaatatctctataaaCTAATACAACCCAGTGAGAAAGGCAAACTGTTGTATGTGTGCAAGCTTGCTGTGTTCAACCGAGCCTTGGGTGTTTCGCATGGCCTAGAGGAGGAGAGGACATGTTTCAAGGCCCAATAATTTAGTCTCCAAAACCCAGAATGAAAAGGCTCGGTTTCCTGGCAGAAAATATccataaacttttttttttttaaaaaacaacaatcagataagaagagaaaggagaagaTAGGGAGACAGCTGGTGATTTGGTGCTATTGTTGAGAGTCAATTTATgccctccttctctctctctctctctctctctctctctctctctccactcaTTTCATCTTGGGAAGTTGGAATGCAGTGGGCATATCAGCCATAAGTGGATTGTCTTTGCACAGTTAAAGCATCTTAGTTTGATAGCTTCCCATCAACATTTTCCTCACTCTCAATTCTCAAGTGTGAATTGAAACATTTGGAATCTAAGCCTGGTAAAAAGTAAATTCGGATTTGAAAGGGGCATCTTTATTACAAATTCTTAACACATTAGAAATTGGAATATGGTATGATATGATATCACTGCAATGACACTCAGCTATCAATTTTGGCATCACACAGAAGCACAATGAGCACATATTCCTCTAACATGGCATTGGATTCAATCTCTGTCATGTGCACAATTTGTTTATCGAAGCATCTGTTTATGTATTTAAGATAATGAAGAGATGCGGACAAGATAATGAATATTTTGCACTCTAGTCTATATACTAGTTGGGTCACTATATCAATAATGCAGcatcttttattttcaaaacccATGTGATGTTAATGGCCACATCGGCAGATTcctacctttttttcttctataagAACCCAGGCTAGGCCATAAATAATTCTAATATCTTACCCTCTTGGCCTCTTGGCCTAACAAACGCGTTTATCACCAACAATGAAACCCCAACACATCTGTGGGGAGAGTTCTCTGTGTGAAGAATCAAAGATAGGTTTTCGAGAAAGGCTCGGGCAGGCTTATCAGGCCGCCATGCTGGTTATGGCGAGGCATGGAGCTCAGAACGGTGTTGGTAGGGGTCTCTTGATTTCAAAGGCAATCGAGAGACGAAGGTGGAGCTCCTCTGCAGAAGACCCAATTAAGACTCTCATGTTCTTGGGGTCATGGAACCACACTTAAGCTTTCATTGCTTGTAATAAACTTGTCAAGTATGATAGAATTTGAGGATGAACAGAAAAATATTCTTGAAATTTGGAAACTTGTATGATAGTCGGTGACTCATGTAATTATGTATGGTAAATCGTTGTGTGGTGTAACATATGAATGTATGGCCAAGATATCAACATCTTTCAGCACATGTGCAATATGTATTTGCTTTGATTAATAAAAGAAGAACTCTTAGATGCAGAACGTGCTAAGACAATTATTttgcaacaaattttttttggatttttcagTAACAACTGCAAATTATTGTCCAGCTAGCTATTGATAATTATAAGAGCGCACAcacaaaaatccaaaatctaGTTCTACAAAGTTACATATACTTTTACTTAGTCTCCTCATCCTGCTTAGTTTCCTCCTGCTTAGTTGGCTTGATAAATTTTCCCAGCTGAATTCCCATATTAGAAGCAAGACCACCACCATGGGAACTTGCTTGGCCTTGTCCAGAGCCAGAGCCAGAGCCAGAGGCATCGTTGGCAGCTTCCAgcgccttcttcttcttaaccTTCTGAGCCCAACCAACAAGCCCTACTTGAACATGCTCATTAAATATTGCCGCCTTGAAATTAGTCCCCATCTGTGCCACAATGGCGTAGAGTGGCAGGGTGCTGTAACTACAGAGCACCTGAATGAACACCCCAATAATAAGCCTAGGGACAATGTAACGCACTTGTCCCATTATGCACGAGTCGAAACCATACTGCAGCCAAATCCAGAAAAAGAAGGCGATTTCGAAAGCATTTTGGAAGAGGATGAAATGGATCAAGAAGAGGACAATTTTGGGTTTGCCGAACCAAAAGTGGTCATCTGATGGCTGAACCACGAGATCCCCTTCTATGGCTACATGTTTCTCAGCAACCTCATGTGCCAATTGGGTAATTATATGCTCCAGCTTAGTTCCCACAGCAAGCAG
Proteins encoded in this window:
- the LOC18767266 gene encoding heavy metal-associated isoprenylated plant protein 36 — protein: MATKPAEEAPGSLKYQTWVLKVSIHCEGCKKKVKKVLKGIEGVYTTTVDSQQHKVTVTGNVEAETLLKKLLRSGKHAELWPETKKAKKSKSKNNNNEKKATDGSEKDGDHDDGHGDKPDQINGDDDADDGGESDKEGDESNEGAGGGGNNASTGAKKKKKKKKKKGQNDNSTNVSGGGKPSDTYFGDAPGIGIVPSMAAHEVTQAMGSMNMGPPIQHVYPGPYPSSMYYQPPTYGLSYNTAYPTSTATSYFAPDAMHSTTYSHPDMYSPALPFDSFETFYVEDDDHDGDESGCHIM